AATATTTTAATGATTTGTCTTATTTGTTGGAATCATAAAAAACACAACATAGAAACTTTTTAATTCTTCATATAAAAGCTCTCTGCCTATTAAAGGATGTGGAAACGcatgttttgctgctgtttcagaACGGTTCATATTCCTTGGTGATACTACCAGCATTTACTCTCTTAGAACCTGACAGAAATTTGCAATGCCTCATCTGATAATTTTTTTCTAGTTACCTCTAATAAATATCCaaaataaactgcattttttaTAACTGATCCATCAATGACAGAGAAGTATATTTTACAGTGCAGGTATTGCACTACTTCATTTAATATAACTTATAACCTTAATAGGGCATTTTGCCTAGATTCGTACAGCACTAACTTCTTCACATTGATACCCCAAGACAGAATTATTTTCCCTGTTGAACTATTAAAGAACACTTGACAGTTATCTTTGGGCCAGCTGTAGATACTTGATAAAATGTAAATCCTTAAAAGGActccttaaaaaaacaaccaaaaaccaccaaaacaaacactcACCTGCTCTATATATTTGCTTTGTAACCTCCTTGTTGAATATTAGGTATGTATTTTACTTTACTCAAACAGTAAAAGTTCCTCACATACTTAATTATGAGCAATCAAGGAAAAAATTCATGTAAGTTTTACATGCACAATGAGGGCTTGGTTCAAGTAGATAACACATAATATCTAATGGAACAACAAAAGCAGATAGCACTGTGCTACTatatttctgtaaaacaaaactCAAGTAACTAAATTAATAGAAGTTAGCAGGTTCTTCCTCTCTAATGTGACATTTGTCCTTCTCATTTTAGTGTTTCAATAGTGTTGTAAAGAGAAATTACTCACATTATGGCCAGCTGTCTCATCATCACATGACAAAACTGTTTTCCATCAGAACACCTTCCTTCCAACTTAATTtacatctgttttttttcctttgatctgTGAATATAATTTAAGTGATTGTcagattttacagtatttttcttctaaGAAAAAGCCTTTATACCTTATAGCAACAGCATGATATATCACCACTAAAATGCAGATTAAACTGCATTTTCTACTGCACACAACGAAAGCAATTAAGGCAaatgaatgtaatttttttttaaaaaaatcaaaattacgcTTTTGGAGATGCATTCTTCTGCTGTCAGCAGAGATATGAAAGATTCTTGTACCAGAGCCACTCAAAACAGAGTACTGACAGCACGGTTTCTGGGtcataataaaagaaaacaagtaggACTGGAAAGCCcctctataaaaataaataacagctCGGGCAGTTTGCGGGGGTTTCCCACCTGGCGAACACAGCAACAACACAGGAGCTCGACtggagcagccccagcctctgCGGGAGTTCCTATCAGGGAGCCGCTGCGCGGGTTCCCCCTCACAGGGAGCCGCTGCGCTCCCGCCCACGCTGAGGAGAGGGCTGACAGGGCCGGCGCTCCCCTCATAAATCGGGTCGTTCTCCCAGCCGGCTACTGCTTTGAGGAGGGCGCACAGGGAGATACCCCGGAGCAGCAGCCCGAAACAAGCGCACACCCGCCGGGTAGCAGCGGGAGACACCCTGGAGCAGCAGCCCGAAACAAGCGCACACCCGCCGGGTAGCGACGGGAGACAGCCCGGCGGAGCGGGAGCATCAGCGCTAACGGCCGCCCCGTGCGCGCGGCGCCTCCAACGGTTTCAACCGCCGGCCTTGGCGCGCGGGGCTCCGCCAGCAGTTGCAACCGCCTCGCGCTGCCCCCAGAGCCATCGCTGCCGGAACAAGCAGCCCCCCCTTGGCAGACACGGAGTGAAAATGAGCGTAGTGCCGAGTCCCCACAGAAAAACCACCACGCACCCGCCCCTTCCGGCACCGCTCGCCGGGCGTCCTAAGCAACGGCGGCGGGTTCGCCGAGGCGACGCGATGCCCCGCCCCGCGGCCGTTGCTGCGCGACGAGCGACGCCGGCGGCTGTTGAAGGGCGGCtcggtgtccccagcctggcccgTACCCCACGGATCCACACCCCACGCTGTCCCACCCACGGGAAGGGCAGGAGCGGGGCTCGGGGAGCACTGCCGGCCCGCCTCAGCGAGGAGCCGCCTTTTGAGGGCTCGGAGACCCTGCTCGGCCGCAGCTGTCGGAACCGGGACGAGCCTTCGTGAATAGCGGGGGTGAGGAAAGGGGCTGGTCAGGCACAGGCCTGAGGAAAAGCATCTATCAGCCACCTACGCCCGACCAAGACCCCTTCCAAGCACAAGACCGAAGAGGAAGTGTCGATCAGACCCGTGCACCGTATCAACCACAGACCCAAATTCAACACCTCTGTCACCCACAGGCAGCAGAACAAGCCTCTTGCAACCTACAGGTGCCAGAAATAAACATACGCACTTCGACAAGACTCTTATCAGGCAGAGGACAGCAAAGCATGGATCAGTCGCATGTGCCAGGATTAGACTCTTACCAAACACAAGATCCCTATCAAGCCTACGAACGTGGGCATGGCCCGTATCAGCCACATGAGCCAGGTTACGGTCTCTATCAGCCAGGATACAGTCCGTACGATGATCAGATGCCCGATCTCAATTCCCAAAAGCTGGCAATTGAAAATGCAAAAGCCTATTTACTGGAGAGCAGCACAGTATCTGGCCTGAACTTGTAAGTCTGAAAAGGGACACAATTGAAAGGGGTAATGAGTGGAGAGAAAAGAAGTGCCGGTAAAAAGGCAAAGGGATATGTTAAGAAAGGGAGGGATACCAGGGAGGTATCTATGGAATGGGAGAATATGTTGTAAATGCAGTAGTTCGTTGCGATGTGACACTTGTCTGTGTCCATCATCTTTCAGAATCAAAATTCCTAATGGAATTTATAGAGTTCAAAGGGAAATTAATTTGATTAAGAGCAAGTTTAAATTCAGCTTCAGCTCCTGAAGCAGGTGCAATACATACCGAAAATTGAAGATGAGACTGCTCCTAAGTATGTTATAATCAGGCTGGTTTTAATTCTAATTGCCCATAATGCTCCATGATCGCCTTTCATCTAACTATTCCAATGATTTTCCAAAGCTCAAGGTGATTAGCTTCTACTTTTGCTATTAAAAACATAATATCGTAAGACTTTTGTCTAGTAGGCTaataatatttacatttatatGACAGATATGATCATCTTGCTAATATGTTAACAAAGATCCTGGATGAACGGCCCACAAATGCAGTAGACATAATTGAGAATATCAGCAAGGATGTGAAATGGGctcagtttcagaaaaaaatggaCACTCTTCGAGATGAACATGAGATTCTTCCAACATTTGAAGCTGCAGAAAAGCGTAAAGCTTTGTTCCTCAGGGCAAATGGCGAAGGAGCTGAAGAACTTGAAGAAGAGATAGTAAGTTATTATCAGAGAAAAATAGACTTCATATATACCAAGGAATGGGTGGGAGGATGGtggcaaggaaaaggagaaagggaggaacTTGTGGTCCACTTTGTATTATTGCCTCTCACAATCATAAAAGTAATTGTAGCCACAGTACCGTGTACCCTCTTCATAGCTGGGTTGGTCACATACTATTTCATCTTTTCCGTAGCCTATTGCTTATTTTACAGTAACAGTATACAATCATATAAATAGAACAAGATAGGATATTTCAGAAAGGAATTTTGAATTTTTCATACTCCCATCTATCTTGTTTTGATATAAGAAGCCTGGAAGGGCAAAAGAAATTCCACATAAAACTAGCACTATTTCTTCCAAATTTCCTACCCTGCCGTGTACAACTTCTAATACCTTTGTATGATATAACCACCAGCTCCCATGAAATGAGAGAAGGGTCAGCAAGTGAATGGAAATACCTAATGAAATCTTAATTATTGCCCTAGTTCTGCTTCCACAGAAGCCAGACGGAGTCTTATTATGGACTTCAGCAAGAGCAGGGGCCAGTCTTTTTAAAAAGGCAGGAAGCCTTATGCCAAGGTGTTCAAATTAACAACATTCACTCCAGAGAAATATTTGTGGTCTGCTatctaaatatataaaatacatattataACTTCCCCAAAATCATCTTCCACAAACTCAAGGAAACACAGTGTCACTGGGGGCATCATGGCCTCTTACAAAGCTGATGTGCCCTAACACTGAAGTCCTTTGTGAATCCTGTGCAAGAATTCTGACTTTCCTTATTTTGAAGTAATAAGGAGTTTGAATTTTGAAATCCTTTATTCTAAAAGCTGCAGTTCATCTGTGTTCTCTTCTTTACCCTTCAAATGgcattttttaattcttctaaATTATAGTGGAAGATGTAGTGAATGAATGACTGCAAAGCACTTTGAGAGAATGAGTGGCACTACAGGAAAGTGAAGTGTAACATTCAGTagataaaatgtttaatttttcaaatagATAATTACACTATTCCCCAGTTTTAACTCCAGATTTTCTTCCCCAGGGAGAGACCCCTCTACCTAATGTGATGGAAACAGCCTTTTATTTTGAACAGGCTGGAATTGGCTTGAGCAAAGATGAATCCTATCACATATTCCTCGCCCTTAAAAATCTTATTACTGTTCACCCAATCCAGACCTGTCGCTTTTGGGGCAAAATTTTGGGCCTGGAGATGAACTATATTATAGCTGAAGTACAGTACCGtgatggggaagaggaggaggaggaggaagcagaagaggaggaaggtactgaggaaggagagaaagggatgGGTGAGCTtgaagaagatgaagatgaggagaaagaaaaagatgagCCACCAAAGTCTACCTATAAGCTCCCACCTGTCATCCCAAAAGAAGAAAATGGGACTGGGGCTAATAAATTTATCTACTTTGTCTGTAATGAGCCAGGCAAACCCTGGGTGAAGCTGCCTCCAGTGACACCAGCCCAGATTGTCTGTGCCAGGAAAATCAAGAAGTTCTTCACTGGCAGGCTGGATGCTCCTGTTGTGAGCTTTCCTCCTTTCCCCGGAAACGAGGCCAATTACCTGCGTGCACAGATAGCTCGGATCTCAGCAGGAACCCAGATCTCTCCCATTGGATTTTATCAGTttgcagaggaagaaggagaCGAAGacgaggagggaggaagagatgcATATGAAGAAAACCCCGATTTCCAGCCTCTTCCTGTGACTGAAATGGTATATTCTCTCTCCTCATGGGTACACCATGTCCAGAGCATTCTCATGCAGGTATGTTCTGCGGTACAGCCCACATGGACCTCGGCTCCCATTCACACCATAGTGCTCGGTGGATTTCAGAACATAAATGACACCCCTCACCTGCACATACAAACTGTTCACTATAAATAGTATTGTACTGTAATATTTTTCTACAGATAATATATTTGATGTagtatataatatataaatatgttGCACATATTAACATAtagcatatatgtgtgtatatatatgtatatatacacaggaACCTTTGAGGTTTAGTACTTTTTTCAGTGGTGTGTTCTCAAGAACTTTAGATAACAGTATGGAGTTAGGCTTTGATGGATAACAATAATTTCTGGTAACCTTTTACATTAGGTTTTCTCTTTTGAAGTCCTTACttaacaaaaatgttttaaattctcTTTTCCTGGGTAGAATGCTAAAATATAGATAGCTTATGATTGTATGCTAAATGGAACTTATTTGATGTTTTCTTCTGGTTTATTGGTTTTTGCTTACTTTCTTCCATGTAACAAGCAAATGAAAAgcttaaaaccaaaatattgtAACTAAAATTGTAGCATAAAATATCTGTGATGTCAGGTTAGCACTGGAAAGAAGTATTACTGATTTGATAATCATTGCTGGATCACTTGCTGGCCAGTCTACTAATTCAAGAATGCTAGTGTAAAATAACTGCAAATGGTAGGAAACAAGAATTTGAAACattacaagacaaaacaaaaaaaataattgtaaaaataAAATCGCTATGCATTAGAATCTTAGGAACATTTTGTTATGTGCCTCTGACTGATAGTTAAATAACAAGGCAGACTTTAAAAGGATGGGGCAGAGTGTGTACGTTTCTTTTCTCCCCCTCCCATAACTGTGCATGTGCCTGAGCCAATTCTTTTAACTGGTTTGCATTCTTTCAGCGATTGTTACATGTATTTACTATTTTTCCATGTCATTTATAGGGTCGCTGTGTTTGGATTAATCCTATTCAAAAatcagaggaagaagaagatgaggaagatgaagaagaggagaaagcagaggagccAGAGGAACTACAGCAAGAAGTAGGACCTCCTCTTCTCACTCCACTGTCTGAAGATGAAGGTATTCTTCATGAAATGTGAAGTTTTCGATAGAGAGCCACTGGGAATGTTGGCATTTAGGTGGCAAATAGTTTAAGCTATATGACTCTGACGCTTTATGGACCAATAGAGTTTGCCTCTGTGGGTAAGCACATTATTTTATAAAATTGATCAAAAATAAAATGGTTGATGGTATTGACATTACAACTTAAATAACTGGGTTTACTAGTTAACAATCTTGTTGAGAATAAAGGGAAAAGATACCTCAGACTTGTCAGGCTACTATAAGTTCAAGACAGCTCACTACATAAAATGCATTCAGCTATTTTTCCATCATAtttttagaccaaaaaaaaagtgtttgcacatgtaaataaataaatacatttacttCCACAAATGAATAAATATACAAATAAGAATTTCGATTCTGTAGCATATTACTGTAGCAAATCATGGGTATATGGGAACCTGAGTATTAGGTTACATCAACAGTAAATTATTTTCCTACTCTCCATTCTTTGCCCAAAGTCAAATATAACTATGTAATTTATCCATAAGTGATAAACAGTCCTTGACAAAAGAAACAGTGGTGAGTACCACTGAATTTCAGGAGCTTGATCTTCTCTGTACCTGGCTCTATTAGCATTCCTGTGCTACCCACCCATTCATCCAAACCACCTGTTTGAATACGGCGCCTACATTTATTGGTTCTGACTTCCGGCTCTTCTAACATTGCTTTATTTCTGTGAAAGTCTCGTAGCTCGGTCTTAAATATTTTGTAGAGGCTCATAGAGCAATTTATTCATAGACTGTGTGTGTTTGGCTGCCCCCAGGAATTCAAAACATCCCTGCTTGGACAGCTCAGCCTTCTACAAACCTGATCCCACACCACGCTGCTGCAATCCTGCAGTCTAACCGATGGCCTGGAGCATACGCCTTTGCATCTGGCAGGTGAGTACCTAGTTGACATGGTTACAACACAGAGCACCTATGCTAAACACAGATACCTGTCTAATGAAGGCAAAGTTGCTTTATTATTAATTCATAGAGTGAATTCTAACTATTCCGGAGACTGATGGAGAAGGGCACTGCAATGTGCACAGCAACAGTAAATATGTTTAAGACTGAAAATGAATAATCATTGGAAAGGCCAGTATAAAGCTAATGGATGTAAATGTCCAGTTGAGTACAGTCCTTGATTTAAAACCTGTATTCTTGAGTCTGTGGTACTAAAAATAGCTACATTCTGTGGTTCTAATGCTCATTTGTTTCCAATACAGTCATTCTATGTGTTTTTAAATGGGCACTGGAGTGGTGAACCAAAATGGACCAATGTACCAATGTGAAGCTGGACTCCTATGGCAATATAGTGCAGAGACAGAATACATTCATTTTAGCATTAGGAGATTTTAAAAAGTAGAAGATGTATTAATAAACAGTTACAGCATTTAAAAAGAGGTgccatcttttaaatacttctgttATAGGATATCTGCACCACAATGACCTTTTATACGGCAGAGAAAGGAAGCATGATGCTATCTCCACTGATGTTTTGTTGGGGGGAGAGTGTGTCATCTTTGACTTTTCTTTCTCAGGAATTTTGATAACATCTACTTTGGCTGGGGTCACAAATACAGCCCGGAGAACCACAGTCCCGCGCTGCCTCCGCCGGTGCAAGCAGAATACCCCAGCGGGCCCGAAATCACCGAGACAACAGACCCCactgtggaggaggaacaggctTTAAAGGCTGCGCAGGAAAAGGCCTTGGCTGAaagcgaggaagaggaggaggaggaagaagctgctgaggatgatgaagaagaagatgatgatTAAAATACGGGGGgaaacatattttttattttaaaacttcaaaCATCAATAGTATTTTCATAAATTAATCCTTAACGAGTTGTCTTTAAAGAAATGCAACTGGAGTATGTCTTTTTATTTCTGTGGGCTCTTCACAGCCGCCTTCCCCTCCCTCCGCGCCCCTCACACACCACACTGGCGGGCAGCCTGCACTTCAATACCTATATAAgttttacttggaaaaaaaacaaactcaatcACGTAACACGGTCACTTTTCCGTGTGGCAGCGTACCGTTCAAATCAGCAGATCGCTTTACCCAGGGTCGGGTCGAGGGCGCCGTCCCGGTGCTGCCGCTCGCCGCGCTCCCGCTAGGGGCCGCTGCCGCCCGCCACTCCCAGGGCGCAGCCCCGGCCCGCACCATCGCCGGCCTCTCGACAGGCGGGGGTGTTTCGCGagagagctctggggctgctcagccatcCATCCCTCGCCACGCCTTCCCTGCACCCCCGCCAGCTTTTGGCTAGTGGTACGCTCCGCCGAGGCATCTATCCTGCGCGGGCCAATAGGAGGCAGGCTGGGGAGAAGTTCAAATTGGGGTGGCGGTTGGGACTGTGGGTTTCTCATCTGTGTGCGGGCGAGAAAGAAACGGGCGGCGACTTTGTGCTCAGCGGCCGCGGGATGGCGGACGAGGGGGCTGTGACGGTCTGTGTGCGTGTGCGGCCGCTCATCGCCCGGTGAGGCTCCGGTGGCCGCGGGGGTGGCCTGGGTGTTGCTGGGCCCCCGGGAGAACCGCTACCGCCCTTCGAAGCGAGGGAGGCGGCGGCGTCAGTCCccggggaggaaggagagagccggggctggcggggcttgGGGGAGGGAGAGGTAGTAGGCCCGGCCGCAGGAGCAGAGTCCTCACCTTATAAACTTAGAGTGTCTCTTCTTGCAGAGAAAATGCCCTGGGTGATAAAGTGGCGTTCTACTGGAAAAGTGAAAAtaatactatttctgaaatcaatGGAACAAAAGTATTCAGTTATGGTAAGACTAtaaaaatgattattttattGTGATACTTGCATGAACCTCCATTACTGTACTTCTTGAACGTTGCTGACATCAATGGCTTCACCTTTTTGCAACGTCCCTGGACTTTTTTTCCAACTCGGTAAGTTTAAAGGAGCGTGATTGAGGCGCACAGGATTTCAGTTTTAGTCACTGAACGTGCTTTAAGTCAGCTTCCTGGTGGACGTTGCTCTCTCTATGCTGGCTCATGCTGGAGAGTGGTTTTAGAACACAGGAGCTGGGTTATTTTCATATGAATTCCAGTTACAAGTGGACTAGACCAGGGATAGTCTGGAGCATTAGAAGGGGGAACTGAAAACTGAGAAGTGCCTGGTGTGGATGTCAGTTCCTCATAACTAACTGCCTCACTTGGAGTCTCTTCCTACTGATTCACTCTACTCCTTATTATGAATGTAGTCTCTACAAAGGTTTTTCCAAATTACAGTTTCAATAAAAGCATGCTCCATTCAGCCTAGGAGTTCAACAAGCAGCCTGTTCTGTCAGGCTTAAAATCCTCCTAGACAACTAGCCATAACTGGGATTAGGATTAAATGGGATGCCTATTTAACTGTGTCCATCATTCttaggttttatttttacttgtcTGTTCATTGTATCTTTCTTGGTTCTGGGCTTAAcactattttgaaaaaaaaacctggCTTAGTAGTGTCACAATTACATTTTATGTTTGAACTATACTACAACCAATCTGATGTCCATTTATTGTATTTGAAGTCAGCAATAGTAAGATGACAGCATGTTTTTTGTCTTGTAATATGATGGATTTatgtgctttgttttaatttttctttaagatCGTATATTTCACTCAAGTGACAACACTCAGCAGTTGTATGAAAGTGTAGCTGTTCCAATTATACAGTCAGCTGTGCAAGGCTACAATGGTAAGTTTTAAAATAGTGTTTAAATCCTGTTTATAATGTATTTCATAAGTAATTAGTAAAATTTAACCATCTTTCTAGGCACAATCTTTGCTTACGGACAGACTGCTTCCGGGAAGACATACACAATGATGGGAAATGAATATTCTCCAGGCATTATTCCTAAGGCAATTCAAcatgttttcaaaattatttgcGAGGTAAGCAATTCCATTAAATGGAGGTGACTGAAAGAGCAAGAAATATTTGTGATTGAGAAAAAATAATTGTAGTATCAAGGAACTTATGAaggaaatttaatttattttgggtCATATGTTGCAGTTGCTTTGCTGGTCTTGCAAAGGTGAGTGGTTTTAAAAGAAGATGAGACTATTAGTTGGAATCAAATCAGAACAAAACTGAGGGGGTTCGTtaaattttcaaatatattaaaactTGATTATAAGTATAAATGGATGCTTACTCGTTAATTGGATAGGCAAGGTAATGTGAACCTTTGTGTTCTTTATTCtgctaatttaaaatttaaaattaacttcATTAAAGATTCTCTTAGTGGGAAGAATATGATGCAAAACTTACTTCTATCAGGCTTTCAAAAGAATCATAGGCTAATTGCTCAATGCTAATAGGAAGTAAGGAGAAGGTGTAAGTTAAAactgtgatttttgttgttgttgtgttgtccAAAACATCATCTGCAGAGCACTTGCTTCTGCCTTGAGGATTTCAGGTAATAGTCATCAGTTACGTGCAATGGTCACTCTTCCTTTGAGGAAGCGCAGAGTGTCTCAGGGTGTCTATAATAGTGACTAAAGCCAAGAAAACTTTCCATGGTGCTGTAGCCCTGGAATCTGTTgcgcagcctttcctcaccctgGGATTCTCTAGCAGCACAGTAAATGTGAGCAAGCGGAGAGGAGACTGGGCACACAGAGGGAAAAGCCTAAGCAGGAGGAAATTAGATATGGAAAAGGCATTTAAGTTGGAAGACTGTTGTCGTGCTTCTGTAGGGCAGTTATCTTCATTTATAACCTACTAAAAGTGATATACAATTACGCAGCTGGAAAGaggtgggagagaagaaaaaCGGTTCTGTATTGGTGGATGCTAAAGTGCAGAAGAGGATGGGGTGAAGACATCTGTGGAATGATATCCAAACATACCTTGGAGTTCACAATCCTTGCAATAAAAGGTGTTCATTGATTAGtctgatttgttttctttcttttttctctttgaacaTTAGATTCCAGATAGAGAATTCTTGCTAAGAGTTTCTTACATGGAAATCTACAATGAAACAATTACAGATTTGCTTTGTGATATCAGGAAAAAGAAGCCTCTGGGAATTCGAGAGGATGTTAATGTAAGTGGATGTTGTGTAGTGTAAGTAATGTATCTGCTTGGAGTCAAAGGAGTTTGTCTTCAGAGGCATCTCGTTGAAAACTTCTCTGTGTCAAGTTGTGTAATTGTTATGTTCAGAATTAGCAGGACAATTGATGTAGTAGAATAACAACAGTGAAGCTGGACTTAATGTTGCTGGTTTGTCTTTGTAAATGTTTGTAAATGTCAATTTTCCAGggtattatattttatttaactttGTCAGTGATTACCTGGGAGCTGTCTAGTTTATAAAACTTCCACAAATGTGATATTTAAGCCTCTATTTCAATGTATTAGAAGTCTCCAACAGATACAGATAATTACTTTAACACCATCTTCATATCGTCTACAAAGCAGATAAACTTTTCTTCTACTGTAACCACAGAAGAAACATCAGACTAGAAGTATTCAATAAGATCAGtagggaaaataaatttattaatgCCATCTTCAGTTTCTTTATGTTAAGTTTtgtagcaaatattttattttatttcaatgccCTACATGATCAATCCTTTTGGACCTTGGGAAGAAGGGAGACTTATCAGATGTATGATTATGGCCTTATAACATCTACTGAGAGATATATTCCTGGATTCCCTCAAAATGGCCAAAAGGGTATTTCTCTTACCAGTTTTATTTTTAGGAAACTTTCTAGATCTGTTTGATTCTTGTGCCTTTAGGCTACAGTTCTGATAAAAGTCCAAACTTCCCCGTTTCTTGTGTTCAGAGTAAAAGACATTCAACTGATTTTACTTCCTTTTAAGAAGGGAGCAAAGTAGAATAAATACCATAATAATGGCTGGCAATGTTAACTTAATGTATTGAAGTGAGTTTTGGAGTTCAGTAAAATTTATTACTGCTTTTGTTCTGAAGAGGAATACATATGTAGAGGATCTGATTGAAGAGGTGGTGGTTGCCCCAGAACAAGTCATGGAATGGATCAGAAAAGGAGAAAGTAAGTTGTTTAGCCAATGTCAGCTGATATCTTACAGAGTGTTATTGAATCGGATATATCTAGAATCATGAGGTATCTCTTTGAGATTTTATTCTGAAATCGATGTTTTTCAGATAGTTTTAAAATGGTGCTTATTGTCTGTTATCTCCAGTTTATATGAACATAAGCAAAAGCGTTCTAATATTGCTTGTTGACAGAAAATCGCCACTATGGAGAAACTAAAATGAACGAACACAGCAGCCGTTCTCACACTATCTTCAGAATGGTAAAAACCAGTTCACTATTAGgaggttttttgttattttcGAAGTGGCAAAAATACCATTGCACCCTCTTCTTCTAGATCATTGAAAGCAGAGAACGCAGTGACCCCGCAAATACAAACTGTGATGGAGCAGTGATGGTATCCCACCTGGTAAGCTGTACTCCAAGAAGTTATTAAACGGGCATTTAAGTGGAAAATTTACTGTTACCACTTGTTAGAGAGAAGAATATTACTTTATAATGGCATTACAAGCATGCTTTGTTAACTTCCATCAGGCATTTCTTAAGCAGCAACTGTGTTTCTTGATCATCTGTATAGAGGGAGATTCCtgggatgtcatccagagggtGTCTTCCCACCAAAGGATGTTCTGACATGAGAGTAGTTCCTAGACAATTTGTGCTGGGTTGGAGTGTTATGCCCTTCCCAGGAACCTCAGGGGCTATTGTGAGAGTGCTCTTGCATTTTGTTAGAAACAACTTCCCCTACAGTTGTTCCTGACCACTGAGAAACCCTGTGAAATGACTTGTACAATGGGTAACCTTAAGGCTTCTTTTACTCTCAGATTTAGTTGTTGTTAAGATAACATGTGGCCTTATAGCTGTAATGGCCAGAAGACTCATCTTCTCAAAAGTAACCCCACTTAGTAACTCTGTTACTAGTATATGAAATATCCTGTGGTGAGGAGAATACAGTGCTGATCTCTAGGGAAGTGTTTTGGTTTCTGAGACTTTCTCTGTTTAGCCTTCCCTTCATTCTCAGAAAAGAATACAAATCAGCTGGAGGAAGGAAATCAATAGGAAACCATTTGAGCTACAATCTTCATGAGCACTCTTATTCAGAATTTGGAATAGTATGAAGTTAATCACGTGTTGTGGAAAGAGCTTTCTGTTCTGGCTTCTGTGAAAAAGCTCTGGGATCTGAATGTAAACACTACTTGTGCAGTAGTGGAGCCAAGTACTGCCTGTTTTTTCTCACCATGGCTTATGGGATCTACTCTTATCATACCACCCCCATCTTTCTTTCTGTTCCAAATGACTTTATAGTAACTTCTAACAACAGGCTAGAGGACTTTTTTGGCCTCTTTGATATGCTGCTGCTTAGTGGAGTTAGTACAGGATTTTACCCCTCCTAAACATAAACCAATCCAAGTGAGAGCTGCTTGCTCAAGTAAA
This genomic stretch from Patagioenas fasciata isolate bPatFas1 chromosome 4, bPatFas1.hap1, whole genome shotgun sequence harbors:
- the LOC136101387 gene encoding radial spoke head protein 4 homolog A-like, with the protein product MDQSHVPGLDSYQTQDPYQAYERGHGPYQPHEPGYGLYQPGYSPYDDQMPDLNSQKLAIENAKAYLLESSTVSGLNLYDHLANMLTKILDERPTNAVDIIENISKDVKWAQFQKKMDTLRDEHEILPTFEAAEKRKALFLRANGEGAEELEEEIGETPLPNVMETAFYFEQAGIGLSKDESYHIFLALKNLITVHPIQTCRFWGKILGLEMNYIIAEVQYRDGEEEEEEEAEEEEGTEEGEKGMGELEEDEDEEKEKDEPPKSTYKLPPVIPKEENGTGANKFIYFVCNEPGKPWVKLPPVTPAQIVCARKIKKFFTGRLDAPVVSFPPFPGNEANYLRAQIARISAGTQISPIGFYQFAEEEGDEDEEGGRDAYEENPDFQPLPVTEMVYSLSSWVHHVQSILMQGRCVWINPIQKSEEEEDEEDEEEEKAEEPEELQQEVGPPLLTPLSEDEGIQNIPAWTAQPSTNLIPHHAAAILQSNRWPGAYAFASGRNFDNIYFGWGHKYSPENHSPALPPPVQAEYPSGPEITETTDPTVEEEQALKAAQEKALAESEEEEEEEEAAEDDEEEDDD